The Lathyrus oleraceus cultivar Zhongwan6 chromosome 5, CAAS_Psat_ZW6_1.0, whole genome shotgun sequence genome includes the window ttcaagTAGGAGCTGATAAATGAGTTCGAGATGACTGATCTAGGAAAAATGGTTTATTTTATAGGGATGGAGATTATGTACTCTGAGAAAGGTATAATTTTTCATCAGCTgaaatatgaacttgagcttctgaagaggTTTGAGCTGTTGACTTGTAAAATTGTTATCACACCTGTTGATACAAATCAGAAATTGGATTCTGATTttgatggtgatgatgtagatgcgACAACATTCAAGCAGTTGGTATGGTCTCTGAGGTATTTACGTAATACCATACCTGATATTTGTTATGCAGTTGGAATCgtgagtaggtttatgagtaaACCGAAATGGTCTCATTACCAAGATGCTGTCAGAATTCTGAGGCATATAAAGGGAACACTGGAGTATGGAGCTTTGTTCCCTTCTGGTGCTGAAACTGGCTCAGAACTTATGAGTTACTCAaattctgattggtgtggagacagagttgacagaagaagtacttctagatacttgtttaagttttgtggaagtcctatttcttggtgttccaagaaaAAATCAGTTGTTGTTATGTCAACCTGTGAATCATAATATATTGTAGGTGTTGTGACTGCATGTCAAGTTGTGTGGCTTCTAAATTTACTGCAAGATCTGAATATCAAAGTAAACAAGCCTCTAAAGTTGATGACTGATAACAAGTatgcaatcaatcttgccaagaacacggtgttgcatgggagaagcaaacatattgagactaagtatcaCTTTCTGAGAAATCATATTCATAATGGAGTGCAAGATATTGTGTAATGTAGCACCTAGAAGTAGTTGGTAGATTTTCTGACGAAGGTGATCAAGACTGGTTAATTTCTCCGCTTGAGGGATGAAATTTGTGTTCTTAGTTTTGGTTAAGTTGAATATGAAATAAGGGATGGTGTTataattaattcatattttcaTAAACTTCTATacaaagtttgttagagggtattttagtatttctcATTAATTCGcacttgtatttaagcaagtgagtggTGTGAACAAATAACATATTTATTCCTTTTGCATTCTGTGTAGCAATGTGTGTATGCACCTATTTTGTAACCATTTTAagagtagtggaagtttgttattattctctcttctctcgCTTGTTTcattgttcatctttatcacATTGTGCACCAACAGGTCTACATTTTATAGTGTCCATTTTCCATATGAGTTGGCATTAAcaaattaaaattataaaaaagaGATTTTCTCAAGGAATTTAAATTGGTCATTGAACCCTAACAAGAAATCCATTTTGCTGTAA containing:
- the LOC127080799 gene encoding uncharacterized mitochondrial protein AtMg00810-like, whose amino-acid sequence is MTDLGKMVYFIGMEIMYSEKGIIFHQLKYELELLKRFELLTCKIVITPVDTNQKLDSDFDGDDVDATTFKQLVWSLRYLRNTIPDICYAVGIVSRFMSKPKWSHYQDAVRILRHIKGTLEYGALFPSGAETGSELMSYSNSDWCCDCMSSCVASKFTARSEYQSKQASKVDD